One window of Microcoleus vaginatus PCC 9802 genomic DNA carries:
- the dcm gene encoding DNA (cytosine-5-)-methyltransferase, which translates to MSLERLKPTWEKPPKLISLFSGCGGMDLPFKMAGFEVVWAIDSNKYACETFKNNISRVITHNSIEKINIKQEVPDADLIIGGFPCQDFSLIWKRYGLDVERGNLYTYFREFVKQKQPKAFVAENVKGLLSANNHQAIKQIIQDFENIVEPGYLVKPKLYNFADYGVPQFRERVLLVGIRKDTGFNFIHPQPEYGLNRKPYRTAAAALKGVEKVRENNENHKIHPKTQQRLAQIKPGGNFSDIPRNSPLYVKGLISHVYRRLDPNQPSSTIIAGGGGGTWGYHYKEPRALTNRERARLQTFPDNFIFEGSITEVRRQIGNAVPPDGIAAVVKSLIPLFQEDYIKVDLYEMSKTLQGMSIQQRLKWAESEGFEQSLQLI; encoded by the coding sequence ATGTCACTCGAACGTCTCAAGCCTACCTGGGAGAAGCCACCAAAACTGATATCCTTGTTTTCAGGTTGCGGTGGCATGGATTTGCCATTTAAGATGGCGGGATTTGAAGTAGTTTGGGCAATAGACTCAAATAAATATGCTTGCGAGACTTTCAAAAATAATATTTCTCGGGTAATTACCCATAACTCAATAGAAAAAATTAATATTAAACAAGAAGTTCCCGATGCAGATCTTATTATTGGAGGTTTTCCCTGTCAAGATTTTTCTCTGATTTGGAAGCGTTACGGACTGGATGTAGAGAGAGGAAATTTGTACACATACTTCCGAGAGTTTGTTAAACAGAAACAGCCTAAAGCATTTGTGGCTGAAAATGTCAAAGGTTTGTTGAGTGCTAATAATCATCAGGCTATCAAGCAGATTATACAGGATTTTGAAAACATAGTAGAACCTGGATACTTAGTCAAGCCTAAGCTATACAACTTTGCAGATTACGGAGTTCCGCAATTTCGGGAAAGAGTGTTATTAGTCGGAATTCGGAAGGATACAGGATTTAACTTTATTCATCCTCAACCTGAATATGGACTAAATCGTAAGCCTTACCGAACTGCTGCTGCAGCACTTAAAGGTGTCGAGAAAGTACGAGAAAACAATGAAAATCATAAAATTCATCCAAAAACTCAACAAAGATTGGCACAGATAAAACCCGGTGGAAATTTTAGTGATATTCCCAGAAATAGTCCACTCTACGTTAAAGGCTTGATCAGTCACGTTTATCGGAGATTAGATCCGAATCAACCCTCTAGCACAATCATTGCTGGTGGCGGCGGTGGCACTTGGGGATATCATTATAAAGAACCGAGAGCATTGACTAACCGAGAGAGAGCAAGGTTGCAAACATTTCCTGATAACTTCATATTTGAAGGTTCGATAACTGAGGTGAGAAGACAAATAGGTAATGCAGTTCCGCCCGATGGAATTGCTGCTGTTGTTAAGTCTCTGATTCCGCTATTTCAGGAGGATTATATTAAAGTTGATTTATATGAAATGAGTAAAACGTTGCAGGGGATGTCAATTCAACAACGATTAAAATGGGCTGAATCCGAGGGATTCGAGCAGAGTTTGCAGTTAATTTAA
- a CDS encoding ATP-binding protein — translation MQVAARSDTGTGIKAILGLTEEMRIGTTSSDPYLGSPTFDEVPFHVHVGCRPALGTYIIIVGDADEFVHYGRIISGTEDNPRANPSSLQQNQAYQVGSRDPRPTDKAPHVTRVMAAEVLGEIHLHDDKNITVKEPNQLAQTGKGVYELPANKIPQLLNIPDSSDQGFHIGRVESGNSSVDFILPMEAIARHLAVVGKTGVGKSYFVGVLVEELVRHGIPVIAFDVLGDMVKATEDLGGCNFKAGENFRVPYSVIGVKEFLGFVPNLTPDQMEIVSFAYDALFNKAFKTLDETAAVNIPIKNLLGEIQNLATEFGQTAVGGRATKKVETAFNRNSLLTAKTEEWLSEFVKKPITNIFVGHLSQQQRNLIVGATARMLQALRKREQVPPFVFVLDEAHFFLPSGGETTPSTLVIREMIRTARHDGIGIALITQSPASMDKQVILTCNTRVVFALDPDDLRLVSGTMGDVSEEMKARIPKLAKGTAIISSATDIMRHPALIKVRQRQTRHGAPTPNLAEEVMKWRKMQEF, via the coding sequence ATGCAGGTAGCCGCTCGAAGTGACACTGGCACAGGCATCAAAGCAATACTGGGTTTGACAGAGGAGATGCGGATTGGGACAACCTCCTCAGACCCCTATTTGGGTTCTCCAACCTTTGACGAGGTGCCGTTTCACGTTCATGTAGGATGCAGGCCCGCTTTGGGTACGTATATCATTATCGTGGGTGATGCTGACGAGTTTGTTCACTACGGACGCATCATCAGCGGTACGGAAGATAACCCGCGTGCCAACCCATCATCCTTGCAACAAAATCAGGCTTATCAAGTAGGTTCGAGAGATCCGAGACCAACGGATAAAGCACCTCACGTTACCCGCGTGATGGCCGCCGAAGTATTGGGCGAAATACACCTGCACGATGACAAAAATATAACTGTCAAAGAGCCAAATCAGTTAGCACAAACTGGCAAAGGTGTCTATGAATTACCAGCAAATAAGATTCCGCAGTTGCTCAATATTCCCGACTCATCCGATCAGGGATTTCACATTGGGCGAGTCGAATCGGGGAATAGTTCAGTAGACTTTATATTGCCAATGGAGGCGATTGCGCGACACCTGGCAGTAGTGGGAAAAACTGGTGTAGGTAAAAGCTATTTTGTCGGGGTTTTGGTGGAGGAATTGGTACGACATGGCATTCCCGTCATTGCCTTTGACGTGCTCGGCGATATGGTCAAAGCAACAGAAGATTTGGGAGGTTGCAACTTTAAAGCCGGAGAAAACTTTCGAGTACCCTATTCAGTTATTGGAGTGAAGGAATTTCTGGGATTTGTCCCAAATTTGACACCCGACCAAATGGAGATAGTGTCTTTTGCTTATGATGCTCTGTTCAACAAAGCATTCAAAACTTTAGACGAGACAGCAGCAGTCAACATTCCCATTAAAAATCTACTCGGCGAAATTCAGAACCTAGCGACAGAATTTGGTCAAACTGCCGTAGGAGGGCGGGCGACAAAGAAGGTTGAAACTGCTTTCAACCGTAACTCGCTTTTAACTGCCAAAACCGAAGAATGGTTGAGCGAATTTGTAAAGAAACCGATAACTAACATCTTTGTCGGACATTTGAGCCAACAGCAGCGGAACTTAATAGTAGGAGCAACAGCCCGAATGCTGCAAGCACTCCGAAAGCGAGAACAAGTTCCGCCCTTTGTATTTGTTCTGGATGAAGCTCATTTCTTCTTGCCGTCAGGAGGAGAAACAACGCCATCAACTTTGGTGATTCGAGAGATGATCCGCACTGCCCGCCACGACGGAATCGGGATCGCATTAATTACTCAAAGTCCAGCATCTATGGACAAACAAGTCATTTTAACGTGCAATACGCGGGTAGTTTTTGCCCTCGATCCAGATGACCTCAGATTAGTGTCCGGTACGATGGGAGATGTTTCAGAAGAGATGAAAGCCCGCATTCCCAAATTAGCAAAAGGAACTGCCATTATCTCGTCTGCTACCGATATCATGCGCCATCCAGCGCTTATTAAAGTTCGCCAGCGCCAAACCAGGCACGGCGCGCCAACGCCCAACTTAGCAGAGGAGGTAATGAAATGGCGAAAGATGCAGGAATTCTAA